The sequence CGACGGACTGGTCGACGAGTTCACGCTCGTCGGGACCCTCGCCGACCTCGTCGCCCACCAGCACCGCGGCCACCCGGTCGACGTGGTGAACCTGTCGCTGAGCTACACCCACGAGAGCGACGACGACCAGGTCTACAGCGAGGGGCTCTACGCCGTCCTCCAACTGCTGCGGGCGCAGGGCACCACGGTGGTCGCCTCCGCGGGCAACGCCGGCACCAGCCGTCCGCACTACCCGGCGGCGTTCGCGACCCGCACCGCCAAGCACGTGGCACCCCTGGTCTCGGTCGGCGCCCGCAACCCCAACGGCACCGTGGCGGCGTTCAGCAACGACGGACCGTGGGTGACCGCGCACGTCGTCGGTGCCTCGCTGGTGAGCACCCACCCGCGAGTCAACACGGCGTACGAGCCGCTCGTGCGCTCCGGTGGTCGCGAGACCATCGATCCCGACGACTACGGCAGCGGCTTCGCCTGCTGGAGCGGTACGTCGTTCGCTGCACCGATCGTCGCGGCCCGGGTGGCCGCGCACCTCAAGCCGACGCGGACGCGGGCCGAGCGCATCAAGGGTGCCGCTGCGGCGCTCCGGGCGGCTCGCCGCCAGTTCTGACACGATGACGCGGTGGGCGCCCACGCCACGGCCGTCGATCTGCACCGACGCGCCACCGAACTCGCCAACGCCGGGGACCTCGGAGGGGCCGAGGCGCTGCTGCGGCGGGCCCTCCCGCTCGCCGTGGACGTCGACGAGCTCGCCCTGGTCGACGGCACGCTGGCGTTCGTGGAGGCCGAGCAGGGGGCGGTCGACGCGGCCGGGCAGCGCTGCGACCGGGCACTGTCACGTGCCGGGATGTCCGCGGCCGGCCGGGCGACCCTGGTGGGACAGGTCGGGTACGTGCGCTGGCTCGGGGGCCGCGCCCGGGACGCGGTCGTGCTGTTCAGCGAGGCGCTCGAGCACCTGACGGGACCGGCACGCGACCGCGTGCTGAACAACCGCGGCGTGGTGCAACTGGGGCTGGGCGAGCTCGACGGCGCCGCCGCCGACTTCGCCACCGGACTCGGCGGCAGTGACGCACTCGAGGTCGCCAAGTGCGCCCACAACCTGGGCTACGTGCATCTGCTGCGCGGGGAGCTGGTGGATGCGCTGCAGCTGATGGACGGCGCGCGACCCACCCTGGACTCGCTCGGTCCGTTCGTCACCGCGCCGATCGACATCGACCGGTGCGAGGCGCTGGAGGCCGCCGGACTCCGCCAGGAGGCGGTCGGGCTGCTGCGCGAGGTCCGCGACCGGCTCGCCGACAGCGGGCTCTGGCGGGCGCAGTCCGACGTCGACATCCGGTTGGCGCGCCTCACGGCCGGCCCCGCCGCCGTCTCACTGGCGCAGGAGGCCGCGGCGCGGTGCGCCGCCCAGGGCAACGCCGTGGAGGCGGACCGGGCGGCCGCGACGGAGCTGGAGCTGCGCCTGCGGACCGCCGACCCACCCTCGGTCGGGGAGCTGACCGATCTGGCGACCCGGCTCGAGGCGGCCGAAGCACGGACGGCTGCACGTGCCCTCCGCATCCACGCCGCCGGGCTGCGGGGCGAGGCACCGGGCACCGTCGGCTCCGAGGAGCCCCTGGCGAACCGACTCCTCGCCGGTGAGGTCGGCGCGGCGGTGGCGCTGGCGGCAGGTGACACCGAGCAGGCGCTGCGCCGGGCGGCCGCCGCCATCGACGAGCTCGAGGAGTGGCAACGCCACATCGGCAGCCTCGAGCTCCAGGGGTCGACCCTCACCCGGGGCGAGCACGTGGTGCTCCTGGGGCAGCGCGCCGCGCTCGCGAGTGGCGACCCCGCCGCGTTGCTCGAGTGGTCCGAGCGTGCCCGTGAGGTGGCGGCCCGCGGCATCCCCCCACGCCCGCCCGACGAGCTGGGCGACCTGCTGGCCCGCCTGCGCCACCTCGGCCCGGAGGGTGACCAGCAGGAGCGGGCACGACTGATCGACCAGATCCGGCGCGGTCGCTGGCGGGCCAGCGGGGCGGTGCAGTCGATCGCGCCGCTCTCCCTGGACGGACTCCGCACCGCACTGGTGGACGCCCGCTTCGTCAGCATCCTGCGGGTCGCGGACGAGGTCGTCGCGCTCGTCGTCGCGCCCGACGAGGTCGAAGTGCTCCGACTGGGGCCGTGGCCCCGCCTCGCCTCCCTCCTGACGGGCCTGCCCGCCGACCTGGCCCTGACCGCCCAGTCGACGGCGGCCGTCGTACGCCGCAGCCTCGGGTCACGCCTCGCGGCGATCGATGCCATCGTGGCGCCGGCGTTCGCGCACGCGGGGCAGGTCGTGCTCACGGTGCCCGACGAGCTGGCGAGGATCCCCTGGGGCCAGCTGGCGAGTCTCCGGGGCACCGCGGTCGCCCTCCCCCTCTCGGCGACGGCGTGGGCGAGCGCTCCCCACCGGCCGATCACCCCCGGGTCGGTCGGCGTGGTCCTCGGGCCGGGCACCCGCACGGGCGCGGCGGAGTCCACGGCCGTGGCGGCGGCCTGGCAGGGCGTGGCCGAGGCCGGCGTGCGTCCCGCGGCGACCTGCGCGGAGCTGCGGGCCCTGGCGGACGCGGTCGACGTGCTCCACGTGTGTGCCCACGGCCGCGACCGTGAGGGCCATCGGCTGTTCGCCGCGACCGAGCTCCACGACGGCCCCTGGTTCGGCCACGACGTCGAGCCGCTGCGCAGGGTGCCCGAGGTCGTCGTGCTCTCCGCCTGTGGGGTCGGCGGCGGCTCGCTCGGGATGGCGCGCGCGTGGCTGCACGCCGGGGCGCGCCACGTCATCGCCGCCCCGTCGGACATCTCCGAGTCAGCGGCCGCCGAGCGGTTCCCGCGGCTCCATGAGCTGCTCGCCCACGGCGTGGCGCCCGCCGACGCGGTCGCCCAGGCGTTCGGGGCGGACGCACTGGACTGCGCGGTCCAGTGCTACGGCCCGTCGCCGACCGCGGGGTGACCCCGCGGCGCCCACCTCAGCGAGTGAAGACGATCTTGCCGAAGACGTCGCCGTCGGCCATGGCGGCGAACCCGTCGCGGGCCTGCTCCATCGGCATGGTGCGGTCGATCAGCGGCGCGGAGCCGGAGGCGTCCAGCAGCTGCACCAGCGACCCGAGCTCGTCGCGCGTGCCCATGGTGGAGCCGATCACCTGCAGCTGCAGGAAGAAGATCCGCATCAGGCCGGCGTCGTCCACGTCAGGCCCGGAGGTGGTGCCGGAGATGACGATCTTGCCGCCGGGGCGCAGCGACCGGACGGAGTGCGACCAGGTGGCGCGGCCCACGGTCTCCATCACGGCGTCGACCTTGAACGGCAGCCGCTCGCCGGACTCGAAGACCTCGTGGGCGCCCAACTCGAGCGCCTTGGCCCGCTTGGCCTCGTCGCGACTGGTGGCGAAGACCTTCAGGCCACCGGCGCGGGCCAAGGTGATCAGCGCGGTGGCGACACCGCCACCGGCTCCCTGGACGAGCACGGAGTCACCGGGCTTGAGGCCACCCTGGGTGAACAGCATGCGGTACGCCGTCAGCCATGCGGTCGGCAGGCAGGCGGCCTGCTCGAAGGAGAGCGAGGCCGGCTTCGGCACGACGTTGCCGCGCGGTACGACGACCTTGTCCGCGAAGCTGCCCTGGTGGTGCTCGGAGAGCAGGGAGCGGCCCGGGTCGAAGGTCTCGTCACCGCGCCAGTTGGGGTCGGAGACCACGGCGTGCACGACGACCTCGTTGCCGTCCTCGTCGATCCCGGCCGCGTCGCAGCCCAGGATCATCGGCAGCTTGTCCTCCTTCAGGCCCACGCCGCGCAGCGACCACAGGTCGTGGTGGTTGAGCGATGCGGCCTTGACCGTCACGGTGGTCCACCCGTCGGGTGCGACCGGGTCGGGCCGCTCACCGACCACGAGGCCGGACAGCGGGTCGTCGGTGGAGAAGGACTCGGCGTAGACGGCGAACATGTCCGCGACCCTACCGACCCCGGATGACGCCGCAACGGCCCGTCGGAAGGTTTCTTCCGCGGCGGCGTATCAGGCCGCCGTCGGTCGACTCCTCGTCGGCAGTGGTGCACCGCGCGCCGCCGTCCCGAGCAGGGCGGGCCAGCGGCGGGGTCGGCGTTCTGGGGGGATGCCGAGCCCGCCGCTTCAGCGCGGGGCCCGTGCGACGCCGTCGGCGTGGGCGGCCCCGGACACCGCCTGGGCCACCGCGGGGCCGACCCGTGCGTCGAACGGCGAGGGGATCACCAGGTCGGGACGCAGCTCGTCCCCGACGAGGTCGGCGAGCGCGGTCGCCGCCGCGACCTTCATCCCCTCCGTGATGGCGGTGGCCTGGGCGTCGAAGGCGCCACGGAAGATCCCGGGGAACGCCAGCACGTTGTTGATCTGGTTGGGGAAGTCGGAGCGTCCGGTGGCGACCACTGCGGCGTACCGGTGGGCGACCTCGGGGTGCACCTCGGGGTCGGGGTTGGCCATCGCGAAGATGATCGCGTCCTCGGCCATGGTCGCGACGACGTCCTCGGGGACGGTGCCCCCGGAGACGCCGATGTAGACGTCGGCGCCGTCGAAGGCGTCGGCGAGGGTGCCGCTGCGTCCGTTGGGGTCGGCGGTGAGGGCGGCGAGCTCCTTCTTGACCGGCGTCAGGTCCGAGCGGTCCGAGCTGACCACGCCCTTGCGGTCGGTGACGACGATGTCGTGCATACCGGCGTTGAGGAGGATCTTGGCGATCGCCACGCCGGCGGCACCGGCACCGGAGATGACGATGCGGGTCTCCCCCGGCTCACGACCGGTCAGTCGCAGCGCGTTGACGAGCGCGGCGAGGGTGACCACGGCGGTGCCGTGCTGGTCGTCGTGGAAGACCGGGATGTCGAGGCGCTCCTTGAGCCGATCCTCGATCTCGAAGCAGCGCGGCGCCGAGATGTCCTCGAGGTTGATGCCACCGAAGCTGGGCGCCATGCGGACGACGGTCTCGATGATCTCCTCGGTGTCGGTGGTGTCCAGGCACACCGGGATGCCGTCGACGCCGCCGAACTGCTTGAAGAGGACGGCCTTGCCCTCCATGACCGGCATCGCCGCAGCGGGACCGATGTCGCCGAGACCGAGGACCGCGGTGCCGTCGGTGACCACGGCGACGGTGTTCGGCACCCAGGTGTAGGAGCGGGTCAGCGTGGGGTCCTCGGCGATCGCCGAGCACACGCGCGCGACACCCGGCGTGTAGGCCAGCGAGAGCTCCGCAGCACTGTCGAGGGCCACCGAGGAGCGGACCTCCATCTTCCCACCGAGGTGCAGGTCGAAGACCGGGTCACCTGCCCGGGGATGGGTGGAAGGGACGTCAGCGGCCACGGGCGGCGATTCTTCCACAGCGCCCCCGCGCAGCCGACACGGTCTCAGAGCAGGCGTGGCGCCGGCCACACCCGCGCGAGGGCGACGGCGAGGACGTCGCCGTCCGCGACGGGGCCGCGATGG comes from Nocardioides panacisoli and encodes:
- a CDS encoding CHAT domain-containing protein, producing the protein MGAHATAVDLHRRATELANAGDLGGAEALLRRALPLAVDVDELALVDGTLAFVEAEQGAVDAAGQRCDRALSRAGMSAAGRATLVGQVGYVRWLGGRARDAVVLFSEALEHLTGPARDRVLNNRGVVQLGLGELDGAAADFATGLGGSDALEVAKCAHNLGYVHLLRGELVDALQLMDGARPTLDSLGPFVTAPIDIDRCEALEAAGLRQEAVGLLREVRDRLADSGLWRAQSDVDIRLARLTAGPAAVSLAQEAAARCAAQGNAVEADRAAATELELRLRTADPPSVGELTDLATRLEAAEARTAARALRIHAAGLRGEAPGTVGSEEPLANRLLAGEVGAAVALAAGDTEQALRRAAAAIDELEEWQRHIGSLELQGSTLTRGEHVVLLGQRAALASGDPAALLEWSERAREVAARGIPPRPPDELGDLLARLRHLGPEGDQQERARLIDQIRRGRWRASGAVQSIAPLSLDGLRTALVDARFVSILRVADEVVALVVAPDEVEVLRLGPWPRLASLLTGLPADLALTAQSTAAVVRRSLGSRLAAIDAIVAPAFAHAGQVVLTVPDELARIPWGQLASLRGTAVALPLSATAWASAPHRPITPGSVGVVLGPGTRTGAAESTAVAAAWQGVAEAGVRPAATCAELRALADAVDVLHVCAHGRDREGHRLFAATELHDGPWFGHDVEPLRRVPEVVVLSACGVGGGSLGMARAWLHAGARHVIAAPSDISESAAAERFPRLHELLAHGVAPADAVAQAFGADALDCAVQCYGPSPTAG
- a CDS encoding NAD(P)-dependent malic enzyme; amino-acid sequence: MEVRSSVALDSAAELSLAYTPGVARVCSAIAEDPTLTRSYTWVPNTVAVVTDGTAVLGLGDIGPAAAMPVMEGKAVLFKQFGGVDGIPVCLDTTDTEEIIETVVRMAPSFGGINLEDISAPRCFEIEDRLKERLDIPVFHDDQHGTAVVTLAALVNALRLTGREPGETRIVISGAGAAGVAIAKILLNAGMHDIVVTDRKGVVSSDRSDLTPVKKELAALTADPNGRSGTLADAFDGADVYIGVSGGTVPEDVVATMAEDAIIFAMANPDPEVHPEVAHRYAAVVATGRSDFPNQINNVLAFPGIFRGAFDAQATAITEGMKVAAATALADLVGDELRPDLVIPSPFDARVGPAVAQAVSGAAHADGVARAPR
- a CDS encoding zinc-binding dehydrogenase: MFAVYAESFSTDDPLSGLVVGERPDPVAPDGWTTVTVKAASLNHHDLWSLRGVGLKEDKLPMILGCDAAGIDEDGNEVVVHAVVSDPNWRGDETFDPGRSLLSEHHQGSFADKVVVPRGNVVPKPASLSFEQAACLPTAWLTAYRMLFTQGGLKPGDSVLVQGAGGGVATALITLARAGGLKVFATSRDEAKRAKALELGAHEVFESGERLPFKVDAVMETVGRATWSHSVRSLRPGGKIVISGTTSGPDVDDAGLMRIFFLQLQVIGSTMGTRDELGSLVQLLDASGSAPLIDRTMPMEQARDGFAAMADGDVFGKIVFTR